Proteins co-encoded in one Acidithiobacillus caldus ATCC 51756 genomic window:
- the rluC gene encoding 23S rRNA pseudouridine(955/2504/2580) synthase RluC, with amino-acid sequence MVDNGVRHWQVTAEEAGQRLDNFLLRVLKGVPRSHIYKILRSGEVRVNKGRARPHYHLHLGDVLRLPPVRSADPAAVPRLPEQLAVDLRERVLFEDDRVLVLDKPAGMAVHGGSGIRYGVIEALRQLRPDLRELELVHRLDRDTSGCLLLSKRRSALRSLHQALREEAMDKRYLALVGGRWKGAERVVKLPLRKNILQSGERIVRVDEDQGKPARTRFYREEDLGIATLLRAELDTGRTHQIRVHLQAIGHPTAGDSKYGDETFNGAMRALGLRRLFLHAAFLAFPHPRDERIVRVEAPLPADLDAVLQRLRVAEP; translated from the coding sequence ATGGTGGACAATGGCGTACGCCATTGGCAGGTAACGGCGGAGGAGGCGGGGCAGAGGCTGGATAATTTCCTGCTGCGGGTGCTGAAGGGGGTGCCGCGCTCGCATATCTATAAGATCCTGCGCAGTGGCGAGGTGCGCGTCAACAAGGGGCGAGCGCGTCCCCACTACCATCTCCACCTGGGCGACGTCCTGCGTCTGCCGCCGGTGCGCAGCGCCGATCCTGCGGCCGTCCCACGCCTCCCGGAACAACTCGCCGTCGACCTGCGCGAGCGGGTGCTCTTTGAGGACGATCGGGTGCTGGTGCTGGACAAGCCTGCGGGTATGGCGGTACATGGCGGCTCCGGCATCCGCTACGGGGTCATCGAGGCACTGCGTCAACTGCGTCCCGATCTGCGGGAGCTGGAGTTGGTCCACCGTCTGGACCGCGACACCTCCGGCTGTCTGCTGCTGAGTAAACGCCGTTCGGCCCTGCGCAGCCTGCATCAGGCACTGCGCGAGGAGGCCATGGACAAGCGCTACCTGGCCCTGGTGGGTGGGCGCTGGAAGGGCGCGGAGCGGGTGGTGAAGCTACCGCTGCGCAAGAACATTTTGCAGTCCGGCGAGCGCATCGTGCGGGTGGATGAGGACCAGGGAAAGCCTGCCCGGACCCGTTTCTATCGCGAGGAGGACCTGGGTATCGCAACCCTCTTACGGGCGGAACTGGATACCGGTCGAACCCATCAGATCCGCGTGCACCTACAGGCCATCGGGCACCCCACTGCCGGGGATTCCAAATACGGTGACGAGACCTTCAATGGGGCCATGCGCGCTCTGGGTTTGCGCCGCCTGTTCCTGCATGCCGCCTTTCTCGCCTTTCCGCATCCGCGGGATGAGCGGATCGTCCGCGTCGAGGCGCCGCTGCCGGCCGATCTGGATGCCGTCCTTCAGCGTCTGCGGGTGGCGGAGCCATGA
- a CDS encoding HAD-IA family hydrolase, protein MTATRAERPSLLIFDWDGTLMDSVALICRCLEAAFAYAGLPGRSLADYRSIIGLGLGDALARLAPEADERARSRILEGYRRCYFAADPEDTPLFPGVEDSLKSLRESGFTLAVATGKARRGLDRALDAHPSLRPLFAATRCADESRSKPHPQMLMEILAATGRKASEAWMIGDTVHDVAMARAAGMAALGVSCGVDDVHTLEREGAFAVLSGPAQLPDFIART, encoded by the coding sequence ATGACGGCCACGCGGGCGGAACGCCCCAGTCTTTTGATTTTCGACTGGGATGGGACACTCATGGACAGTGTCGCCCTGATCTGTCGCTGTCTCGAGGCGGCCTTCGCCTATGCCGGGCTGCCCGGCCGTAGTCTGGCAGACTATCGCAGCATCATCGGGCTGGGCCTGGGCGACGCCCTTGCCCGTCTTGCTCCCGAAGCGGACGAGCGGGCGCGCAGCCGCATTCTGGAGGGTTATCGACGCTGTTATTTTGCTGCGGACCCGGAGGACACGCCCCTCTTCCCGGGGGTAGAAGATAGCCTCAAATCCCTGCGGGAGTCGGGCTTCACGCTCGCGGTGGCCACGGGCAAGGCGCGCCGCGGTTTGGATCGCGCTCTCGACGCTCACCCATCCCTACGCCCACTGTTTGCCGCGACGCGCTGCGCCGATGAGAGTCGCTCCAAGCCCCACCCGCAGATGCTCATGGAGATTCTCGCGGCCACGGGCAGAAAGGCCTCAGAGGCGTGGATGATTGGCGATACCGTCCACGATGTGGCCATGGCCCGCGCGGCTGGGATGGCAGCCCTGGGGGTATCCTGTGGGGTGGACGATGTCCATACCCTGGAGCGGGAGGGAGCCTTTGCCGTGCTCTCGGGACCTGCGCAGCTACCGGACTTCATCGCTAGAACCTGA
- a CDS encoding molybdate ABC transporter permease subunit, which yields MSGGGRAGSPSRGHAASGGHLPLALLSALALLFILAPFSALVFATDWRHFHFVVGDLRAARVSFLYSTVAVVIVVVLGTPLAWWLAHRRSRWWLDALVLMPLLTPPLALGILLASFYGPYSLLGLQLSRLGLQLSNSVPAFILAQIYGAMPYFVLAARAAFEAVPGELEDISRSLGRNAWYTFWHVTLPLARLGLAAGIALAWVRAMGEFGIVLIVAYFPQGIPVKLWVNLQDIGLSAVYPLLWFFFLVAIPVPLFLGLYSRRRVLV from the coding sequence GTGAGTGGCGGAGGCAGGGCGGGGAGCCCGTCGCGAGGCCATGCGGCCAGTGGTGGACATCTGCCTCTGGCGCTGCTCAGCGCACTGGCACTGTTGTTCATACTGGCGCCGTTTTCGGCCCTGGTTTTTGCCACCGACTGGCGCCATTTTCACTTCGTCGTGGGGGATCTGCGCGCCGCTCGAGTTTCCTTCCTTTATAGTACGGTGGCAGTGGTCATCGTCGTCGTTTTGGGCACACCGCTGGCCTGGTGGCTGGCGCACCGGCGCTCCCGCTGGTGGCTGGATGCCTTGGTCCTGATGCCGCTCTTGACGCCGCCCCTGGCGCTGGGCATTCTGCTGGCCTCCTTCTACGGTCCGTACTCCCTGTTGGGCTTGCAACTGTCCCGCCTTGGTCTGCAACTCTCCAATTCCGTTCCCGCCTTCATCCTTGCGCAGATCTACGGGGCCATGCCCTATTTCGTTCTGGCGGCACGAGCCGCCTTCGAGGCAGTCCCCGGGGAACTGGAAGACATCAGCCGCAGCCTGGGCCGCAATGCCTGGTATACTTTCTGGCACGTCACCCTACCGCTGGCCCGGCTGGGACTCGCGGCCGGTATCGCCCTGGCCTGGGTGCGGGCCATGGGCGAGTTTGGAATCGTCCTGATCGTCGCCTACTTCCCCCAGGGCATCCCGGTGAAGCTCTGGGTGAACCTACAAGATATCGGATTGTCGGCGGTCTATCCTCTACTCTGGTTCTTTTTCTTGGTGGCCATCCCGGTCCCACTGTTTCTGGGCCTGTACTCCCGCCGACGCGTGCTGGTCTGA
- a CDS encoding ABC transporter ATP-binding protein, protein MVDISYRLAEPIALQISLQVEGFTVLLGLSGSGKSTLLRAIAGLTAAEGEPYAGLPPHRRRVGYLPQGYALFPHLRAWENVAYPMPRQGARQRAMELLERVGLRELAQRYPAELSGGQKQRVALARAMARGPEILLLDEPTSALDVPTRDEILAELLREVRDFGVPVLAVSHDPQLCLYADRVAVLADGVIAQEGTAQALMEKPRNAQVGRFFGYVEVGRGRIAALGQSADTAEVVVDARRLDARLAVPSLGEGSLVRLGCRPTEVRLAGEGAIPPGYQRLELTVRNAHREGSFWRLDGTAPINLPLRIPQALWRAGPRRHLAVDIASSELLLWSL, encoded by the coding sequence ATGGTGGATATCTCCTACCGCCTGGCGGAACCCATTGCCCTGCAGATATCCCTACAGGTAGAAGGCTTCACCGTGCTGCTCGGCCTGTCCGGCTCGGGCAAGAGCACTCTGCTGCGCGCCATTGCCGGTCTCACGGCAGCCGAGGGCGAGCCTTACGCCGGCCTGCCGCCCCACCGCCGCAGGGTCGGCTACCTGCCCCAAGGCTACGCACTTTTTCCCCACCTGCGTGCCTGGGAAAATGTAGCCTACCCGATGCCCCGGCAGGGTGCTCGGCAACGCGCCATGGAGCTTCTGGAACGGGTGGGGCTGCGCGAGTTGGCGCAACGCTATCCGGCGGAGCTCTCGGGTGGTCAGAAGCAGCGCGTCGCATTGGCACGAGCCATGGCGCGCGGCCCCGAGATATTGCTGCTGGATGAGCCGACTTCGGCCCTGGATGTACCGACCCGGGACGAGATCCTCGCAGAACTCCTGCGTGAGGTACGGGATTTTGGGGTGCCGGTCCTCGCCGTCAGCCACGATCCACAGCTCTGTCTCTATGCCGATCGGGTGGCCGTTCTGGCGGACGGCGTCATAGCCCAGGAAGGAACGGCGCAGGCCCTCATGGAGAAACCCCGCAACGCGCAGGTCGGCCGCTTTTTTGGTTACGTCGAGGTCGGCCGTGGCCGGATCGCGGCGTTGGGGCAGAGTGCGGATACCGCAGAAGTCGTCGTCGACGCACGGCGTCTCGATGCCCGTCTGGCAGTCCCGAGTCTGGGTGAGGGGAGCCTGGTGCGCCTCGGCTGTCGCCCGACGGAGGTGCGCTTGGCAGGCGAGGGGGCCATCCCACCCGGTTATCAGCGCCTCGAACTCACGGTCCGCAATGCCCACCGAGAAGGATCTTTTTGGCGGCTGGATGGCACTGCCCCCATAAACCTCCCCCTACGCATCCCGCAGGCGCTCTGGCGTGCAGGCCCGCGCCGGCACCTCGCGGTGGATATTGCCAGCAGCGAGCTCTTGCTTTGGTCACTATGA